TGGTGCTAGAAAACCTTTTGTATTTGCATAGCCTGCATCAACCACATAATATTTTcctacaattttaaatattatattcatTAGATTCATGAACATTATAAGAAACAAATTATCATGCCTACACTATAACAAATAAATACCATTTGGAACTTTTAGCTTATTTTGTTGTCTTTCCCAAATAGCATTTCTTAAGACTCTTGAATCAGAGGCAGATCCCTCCCAACCAGCTAACACATATTGAAAATTCATATCAAAAACAACCACAGCAAGAACATTTTGGGAAAGAAACCCTTTACGATTTCTATATCCTTGTTGATCTCCTACTGGAACCCATGCAGGGATATGAGTTCCATCTATTGCTCCAACACaatcctaataaaatatatataattccaAATAACATATTagtattttaaaagaaaactaaCCTTAAACCAAGGATAAAATAATTGATTGGAGGATATCTCTTGTCGAACACCTCTACCTGCTAGAGTGAGATAAAGTTTTTCTAGTCTTACACATGCTTGCAAATATTTGTTAAAATGACGACTGATAGTTTCTCCAGGATGTTGAAAACGATTTTGTACTACTCTATTCCGCTCATTATGAGCtaatgtaaatataaaaattgctaGTTGTTCCTCAACACTAACCATTCTGGAATCATTCAGTAGTCCTCTTATTTTCATCTCATTTGCAAGTCGCAAAAAGCATGAATTATTCATACGTAATAAGTCATAACATCCACGTGGATGTCCTTGAATCAATTCATTGAGAAagttagtgttgggttttatgccctaattaaaactccatttcaatgtaatttattttattcaacatcaataaaaaaacagaagtatttttcattcatttgtgtatgttttggttcactttatcaaatgcttgactatttgatttataaattcatcagaaacccttttcacatacttgatcctgtttattgtgttgtcaacactttggaaagtaaacatgactatgcgaataaagtttcctagatttatcagacacaggattttactgatatgataatctacaacaagagtttacttgcatttgtggaaatgctatgttctttccagaacattggttaaagtaaagctcaggttggatgcatggagtatgcatcggaagggaccgacattgaactttgacttagatttattaaacttaacgtaaaatctattcaagtcaatatcgcctagttgatcctagatcaaaagatcttaatcctgttatgattaggctcaatcttgaaaggctattcgtgttctttgattttttagttaagcctacttttaggtcagggtgatacgtacattttgggaacacggtagtgcaattgagtgggagcgctaccataaacatggaatctatagcttctatctggcgaatagtaagcaaaggatgatctccttcgagcttgaccaaacgaaaataaatggtggagtactcatttcacataagttgaaatatcatttatacgaggtcaagtgttttaaggattaaatacatagtagggtgtaacggtaatctaatccctttacagtgtagatcgttcatatagaggatcattgatcaaattaggattataacaatggataactaatgatgtgtctatatggtggaacatatagagcattctatatattgagagtgcaattctaagttctatgcgtggattcaacgaagaattaataagttagtgaatttcagtaataaattcttgatctacttattggaagctcggttatatagacccatggtccccccactagttgagataatatttcttgtaagactcatgtaattggttttgattaatcaattataattctcaaattagactatgtctatttgtgaaattttcactaagtaagggcgaaattgtaaagaaagagttttaggggcatatttgttaatta
This region of Cannabis sativa cultivar Pink pepper isolate KNU-18-1 chromosome 7, ASM2916894v1, whole genome shotgun sequence genomic DNA includes:
- the LOC115696587 gene encoding uncharacterized protein LOC115696587 produces the protein MNNSCFLRLANEMKIRGLLNDSRMVSVEEQLAIFIFTLAHNERNRVVQNRFQHPGETISRHFNKYLQACVRLEKLYLTLAGRGVRQEISSNQLFYPWFKDCVGAIDGTHIPAWVPVGDQQGYRNRKGFLSQNVLAVVVFDMNFQYVLAGWEGSASDSRVLRNAIWERQQNKLKVPNGKYYVVDAGYANTKGFLAPYHGTRYHLREWSQTQAPQTARELFNLRHLKLRNVVERTFAWNWDDEFFEEDMENEIENCESLNNIDFDSDSDEELGDGPTDDDKQYMFNFRDRIAQNIWNPRAIR